In Mucilaginibacter celer, one DNA window encodes the following:
- a CDS encoding SRPBCC family protein, which translates to MSKIIKHQFFFAHPAEMVWEYLTNADLMAQWIMKNDFQPIVGFDFQFRTGPMPALDFDGIIYCKVLEVVPFEKLSYSWKSGPGDGVITLDSVVIWKLEPKENGTEVFLEHSGFSDTVNLDLYNAMNGGWAQKLPAINNLLSAAQHGHTNA; encoded by the coding sequence ATGTCAAAAATCATCAAACACCAGTTTTTCTTCGCTCATCCGGCCGAAATGGTTTGGGAGTATCTTACCAACGCCGATCTGATGGCACAATGGATCATGAAAAATGACTTTCAGCCTATCGTAGGGTTCGATTTTCAGTTTAGAACAGGCCCGATGCCTGCGCTCGATTTTGATGGTATCATCTATTGCAAAGTATTAGAGGTAGTACCTTTTGAAAAGCTTTCGTATTCGTGGAAGAGCGGACCGGGTGACGGCGTAATTACACTCGATTCGGTAGTGATCTGGAAGCTGGAACCGAAAGAAAACGGCACCGAGGTTTTCCTCGAACACAGCGGTTTCTCGGACACCGTAAATCTCGACCTTTACAACGCGATGAACGGAGGCTGGGCACAAAAACTTCCGGCTATCAATAATCTTTTAAGTGCTGCGCAACATGGCCATACCAACGCTTGA
- a CDS encoding IS4 family transposase produces MAGFLDPLQLDTIARRTGFLQRTSKLKPKEFIDTLMFSEFDHSRLSLQDCCNDLAHQHQKSLSKVALHKRFNEHSFSFLKSVLAEQITQKLDIKSGKDWKPFTRVMITDSCKFALPQQYKDDYPGFGGARSKALMNMQYAFDLKQGNWETLELTKVSENDKAYSKRSLQDIKAGDLHIRDLGYVTHGYLLKVSTEKAFFLNRLHPGWKPISRSTGKAINWHTLYQEMQLSKRNRFETMVTIGKGEEAFDCRLIAVPVPEKVWSERIRKAQIRAKSVGYELTDDYKYRCRFSIFITNTTIELLNATEVIQLYRLRWQIELVFKTWKSLLDMHKVKAVKKERLECQLMAKFIWIILNWKIFRCLANFIRQNSPDNACSVWKFFKQARQCSHLLRMVVSGKLHFTIWCDLFSASVVKNLLIEPKKGKKASLHILNEVFFSLS; encoded by the coding sequence ATAGCCGGCTTCCTTGATCCTTTACAACTTGATACCATAGCCCGCAGAACTGGATTTTTGCAAAGGACTTCTAAACTTAAGCCAAAAGAGTTTATCGATACGCTGATGTTCAGCGAGTTCGACCATAGCAGGCTAAGCCTTCAGGATTGCTGTAACGATCTGGCTCACCAACATCAAAAATCGCTGAGTAAAGTAGCCTTGCACAAACGGTTTAATGAACATAGCTTCAGTTTTTTAAAATCAGTATTGGCAGAACAGATCACCCAAAAGCTGGATATAAAAAGCGGAAAGGACTGGAAGCCTTTTACCCGGGTAATGATTACAGATTCATGCAAATTTGCCTTACCTCAACAATATAAAGATGATTATCCTGGGTTTGGCGGAGCCAGAAGCAAGGCCTTGATGAATATGCAGTATGCCTTTGATCTTAAGCAAGGTAACTGGGAAACCCTTGAATTGACCAAAGTATCTGAAAATGATAAAGCTTATTCAAAAAGAAGCTTACAGGATATTAAGGCGGGAGATTTGCATATCCGTGACCTTGGCTATGTTACCCACGGATATTTGCTGAAGGTATCTACAGAAAAAGCCTTTTTCCTTAACAGGCTGCATCCGGGCTGGAAACCGATCTCGCGCAGTACGGGAAAAGCGATTAATTGGCATACACTTTATCAGGAAATGCAACTAAGCAAGCGTAATCGTTTTGAAACAATGGTCACTATAGGAAAGGGAGAGGAAGCCTTTGATTGCCGCCTGATCGCTGTGCCTGTACCCGAAAAAGTATGGTCTGAAAGGATCCGGAAGGCTCAAATACGGGCCAAAAGCGTTGGTTATGAACTTACTGATGACTATAAGTACCGCTGCCGGTTTAGCATATTTATTACAAATACAACAATTGAGTTACTCAATGCTACAGAAGTTATTCAACTGTACCGTTTACGTTGGCAAATTGAATTGGTATTTAAGACATGGAAATCGTTGCTCGACATGCACAAAGTTAAAGCTGTAAAAAAAGAACGACTGGAATGCCAGTTGATGGCTAAATTCATTTGGATAATCCTTAACTGGAAGATATTCCGATGTTTGGCGAACTTTATTAGGCAAAATTCACCGGATAATGCCTGCTCCGTATGGAAGTTTTTTAAGCAGGCCAGGCAATGCTCTCACTTGTTGAGAATGGTTGTTAGCGGAAAACTGCATTTTACCATTTGGTGTGATTTATTTTCAGCCAGCGTTGTGAAGAATCTTCTTATTGAACCTAAAAAAGGAAAAAAAGCCAGTCTACATATACTGAATGAAGTGTTCTTTTCCTTAAGTTAA
- a CDS encoding ArsR/SmtB family transcription factor — MAIPTLDAFQVIADPSRRKMLMLLSADSLTINSLAENFDMSRPAVSKHIKILQTAGFISIQDQGRERYCTLKQDGFNELQKWIDYFDSFWASRLKTLETLLNNSKLPN, encoded by the coding sequence ATGGCCATACCAACGCTTGATGCTTTCCAGGTAATTGCCGATCCCAGCAGGCGGAAAATGCTGATGCTGCTCTCGGCAGATAGCCTCACCATTAACAGCCTTGCCGAAAATTTCGACATGAGCCGCCCTGCAGTATCCAAGCATATCAAGATCCTGCAAACTGCGGGCTTTATTTCAATACAGGACCAGGGGAGGGAGCGTTATTGCACCCTTAAGCAGGATGGCTTTAACGAACTGCAGAAATGGATAGATTACTTTGACAGCTTCTGGGCTTCAAGGCTTAAAACGCTGGAAACGTTGTTGAACAATAGTAAATTACCTAACTGA